One genomic window of Fusarium fujikuroi IMI 58289 draft genome, chromosome FFUJ_chr01 includes the following:
- a CDS encoding related to F1F0-ATPase complex, subunit h — protein MLIQLSRASRARSAVAAVSRVARPNAVQVRGFIAPTVSRKADFVQELYLKELKAYKIPAVKESDAEGNVQTFNVPKTPASPEETDLAGNLKEYESMAVEIEGQDSSAQSGTPEVADWLEAEEEDEPHH, from the exons ATGCTCATTCAACTCTCCAGGGCTTCG CGCGCTCGCTCCGCTGTTGCGGCTGTTTCTCGTGTCGCCAGACCCAATGCCGTTCAGGTGAGGGGCTTCATTGCTCCCACTGTCTCCCGGAAAG CCGACTTCGTCCAAGAGCTTTATCTCAAGGAACTCAAGGCCTACAAGATCCCCGCCGTTAAGGAGTCCGATGCTGAGGGCAACGTCCAGACCTTCAACGTCCCCAAGACACCTGCCTCCCCAGAGGAGACCGACCTCGCCGGCAACCTGAAGGAGTACGAGAGCATGGCCGTTGAGATTGAGGGCCAGGACAGCTCTGCCCAGTCTGGCACCCCCGAGGTTGCTGACTGGCTtgaggccgaggaggaggatgagccTCACCACTAA
- a CDS encoding related to cellobiose dehydrogenase, with translation MKSTFSTSLAVLSAAGSALAITSSFCPDNGDVCFRWGVPEASASAGSGSFYFQIKAPTSAQWAGLGTGSQMAGSDMFIIYQDGSGNVTLSPRRGVGEVMPNYAKRSGLELLDGSGIKDKQMIANIRCNNCIDLSLKGTSSWIAAWKNGNSLDSTSMEERISEHDKHVDFSVDLAKATMSSDSNPFTDSNENTNSNSGSSSGGAVTQNGSGSSPSKTVLRAHGIIMSIVFIAGYPLGAILMPMLGKWLIHAGWQVVMLLLMWVGFGLGYVYARDGGYWGKQAHTRMGTAVCALMTLQPVLGYMHHRYFVSHRKRGVVSHVHIWFGRALIIVGIVNGGLGLQLANSSTAYIIAYSVIAGIAAILYLAAAFIGERRRNASRAKQISPQMSQEEAR, from the exons ATGAAGTCAACTTTCAGCACATCATTAGCGGTGCTTT CTGCTGCAGGCAGTGCACTTGCTATCACATCTTCTTTCTGCCCGGACAATGGCGACGTCTGTTTCCGATGGGGTGTCCCTGAGGCTTCTGCCAGCGCGGGGTCTGGTAGCTTTTACTTCCAGATCAAGGCACCAACATCCGCACAATGGGCAGGACTAGGCACTGGATCCCAAATGGCCGGATCTGATATGTTCATCATTTACCAAGACGGCAGCGGCAATGTCACTCTGAGCCCAAGGAGAGGCGTCGGAGAGGTAATGCCCAATTACGCCAAGCGAAGCGGACTCGAGCTCCTCGACGGTTCTGGAATCAAGGACAAGCAGATGATCGCCAACATTCGATGCAACAACTGTATTGACCTTAGTCTCAAGGGCACGAGCTCGTGGATTGCAGCTTGGAAGAATGGAAATTCCCTGGATTCGACAAGCATGGAGGAGCGCATCTCTGAGCACGACAAGCACGTGGATTTCAGTGTTGACCTTGCCAAAGCCACAATGAGCTCTGACAGCAACCCATTCACCGACAGCAACGAAAATACCAACTCGAACTCTGGCTCTAGCTCTGGCGGTGCCGTGACACAAAACGGAAGTGGCAGTAGCCCCAGCAAGACTGTTCTGCGAGCTCACGGTATCATCATGTCGATTGTCTTCATTGCTGGATACCCTCTGGGTGCAATCCTTATGCCCATGCTTGGAAAGTGGCTCATCCACGCGGGCTGGCAAGTTGTCATGTTGCTCCTCATGTGGGTTGGATTTGGCCTCGGATACGTATATGCTCGTGATGGTGGCTAC TGGGGAAAACAAGCTCACACAAGAATGGGCACTGCTGTTTGTGCTTTGATGACCCTGCAGCCTGTCCTTGGTTACATGCACCATCGGTACTTTGTGAGCCACCGCAAGCGAGGAGTTGTCAGCCATGTTCACATCTGGTTCGGTCGagccctcatcatcgtcggtATCGTCAACGGAGGCCTTGGTCTTCAGCTTGCCAACTCATCCACTGCGTACATCATCGCATACTCCGTCATTGCCGGTATCGCTGCCATTCTCTACCTGGCTGCTGCCTTTATTGGTGAGAGGCGAAGGAACGCTTCTCGTGCCAAGCAAATCTCTCCACAGATGTCTCAGGAGGAGGCACGATAA
- a CDS encoding probable protein kinase, with the protein MISQAPAAVTTVRGFQTTPATSGDEDSDHGHSEAPTPRRKTPGRNLMVNDVVSANCSPTFRAHPSPAMSGIAKLRMQMEPLSLDGGSPCHSMSRAGSQQGLALEFRKQMISRTHSREDVRSEAGSEISDSSISYEVNLEHDFASESVRERSGYLETLEGGLVPNRKMTSEDFEQLRCLGKGTYGTVLLVKQRATGRLYAQKQFKKASLVVHKKLVEQTKTERQILESVNRHPFVVKLFYAFQDQEQLYLILEYGQGGELFTHLNTEKMFSEDVAAFYMAEMLLAISHLHNDLGVVYRDLKPENCLLDAEGHLLLTDFGLSKVSVDQNESCNSMLGTVEYMAPEVVLGKKYGKAVDWWSFGALGYDLMTGNPPFRGQNHAKIQDNIVKQKLVLPYFLSPDAKDLLTRLLRKDPSKRLGAAMPKDLTTMKKHRFFRKIDWKKLAERELEPPIQPMITDPELAENFAPEFTELSISPVLPNKEAWPRSLPKDELFGGFSFVASSSLLNEDRFAAFAHT; encoded by the coding sequence ATGATAAGCCAGGCACCTGCCGCGGTCACTACCGTCCGCGGATTCCAGACTACACCTGCAACTTCGGGCGACGAAGACTCGGACCACGGACACAGCGAGGCCCCTACTCCGCGGCGCAAGACCCCCGGCCGAAACCTCATGGTCAATGATGTCGTGAGCGCCAACTGCAGCCCTACCTTCCGCGCCCATCCCTCGCCCGCCATGTCGGGCATCGCCAAACTGCGAATGCAGATGGAGCCTCTGAGCCTTGATGGAGGGTCGCCATGCCACTCCATGAGTCGTGCTGGAAGTCAACAGGGTCTGGCACTCGAGTTTCGAAAGCAAATGATCAGTCGTACGCACAGTCGAGAGGATGTTCGCAGCGAGGCTGGTAGCGAGATTTCAGACAGCTCTATTAGTTACGAGGTTAACCTCGAGCACGATTTTGCTAGCGAGAGTGTTCGAGAGCGTAGTGGATATCTCGAAACCCTAGAGGGCGGCCTTGTGCCAAACCGTAAGATGACGTCGGAGGACTTTGAACAGCTGCGATGTCTCGGCAAGGGTACCTATGGTACTGTATTGCTCGTCAAGCAACGCGCGACCGGGAGACTCTACGCCCAGAAGCAGTTCAAAAAGGCCTCGCTTGTCGTCCACAAGAAGCTCGTTGAGCAGACCAAGACTGAGCGACAGATTCTTGAGTCCGTCAACAGACATCCATTTGTTGTCAAGCTGTTCTATGccttccaagaccaagagcaaCTATACCTAATTCTTGAATACGGACAGGGCGGTGAGCTCTTCACCCATCTAAACACCGAAAAGATGTTCTCGGAGGACGTGGCAGCATTCTACATGGCGGAGATGCTTCTAGCCATTTCTCACCTGCACAACGATCTCGGCGTGGTCTACCGCGATCTCAAGCCGGAAAACTGCCTTTTGGACGCTGAAGGCCATCTCCTCCTGACTGACTTTGGCCTTTCCAAGGTCTCGGTCGACCAGAATGAGAGCTGCAACTCGATGCTGGGAACTGTCGAGTACATGGCGCCCGAGGTGGTCCTTGGAAAGAAGTATGGAAAGGCAGTCGACTGGTGGTCGTTTGGAGCCCTCGGATACGACCTGATGACTGGAAATCCGCCTTTCCGTGGCCAAAATCACGCCAAGATCCAAGACAACATTGTCAAGCAGAAGCTGGTTCTTCCTTATTTCCTGAGCCCTGATGCCAAAGACCTACTCACCCGACTTCTTCGCAAGGACCCCAGCAAGCGTCTCGGTGCTGCGATGCCCAAGGAtctgacgacgatgaagaaacaCCGGTTCTTCCGCAAGATTGACTGGAAGAAGTTGGCGGAGCGCGAGCTTGAGCCACCAATTCAGCCCATGATCACGGACCCTGAGCTAGCCGAGAACTTCGCCCCAGAGTTTACGGAGCTGTCCATCAGCCCGGTGCTACCAAACAAGGAGGCCTGGCCTCGAAGTCTTCCTAAGGATGAGCTCTTTGGAGGATTTAGTTTTGTTGCATCTTCAAGCCTGTTGAATGAAGATCGATTCGCCGCTTTTGCCCACACCTGA